A genomic segment from Halorubrum depositum encodes:
- a CDS encoding ABC transporter ATP-binding protein: protein MAADERNAFEVYRDRVDRPLLRLFREYGAAEAHWLAIGMAANVVARVAGLLPPVVLGVAIDAVFTGDGPYTLPVVPDAWLPTAGPAQFRLSVALIVGSFLVTGVFTWIYGIAANNFAHRVMHAVRTDSFDRMQRLDMTFFDDKQTGEVMSVLNNDASNLEVFLDNALQNSARLGVMVAGIAGVLFYYNWELALVTLSAIPLMILFTLWFMRAVEPRYVAQRSVVGDLNTALENALSGVELVKTSNTEPYESDRVETASYQYFERTMSILRLNYVYRPGMELFAGLAFAATFAVGGYWLSAGPPGPFTTTLTVGTFVTFVLLTQQFVAPLAEVSNIIDQYENAKASCERVFGLRDIPIRITDDGDTVVLGRERGTAEGDGTADREGPDHGGVAGAVEYDGVSFAYPENALVDPTDADEEVISDVSFTADPGDTVALVGPTGAGKSTLLKLLLRLYDVTDGAVRVDGHDVRDVTVESLRSAVGYVAQDTTLFDGTIAENIRYGRFTGVDGDVESDAVRERVIEAAKAAEAHEFIDSLPNGYETRIGEQGVKLSGGQRQRVAIARVVLQDPAILILDEATSAVDTETEMLIQRSLDELAADRTTFVIAHRLSTVTDADATLVLEDGEVVERGTHDELLEADGLYAKLWGVQAGEIDELPQEFVDRARERHVDRTVERAVDGEVESESLDD from the coding sequence GACGGCCCGTACACCCTCCCGGTCGTCCCGGACGCGTGGCTCCCCACCGCGGGGCCGGCGCAGTTCCGGCTCTCCGTCGCCCTCATCGTCGGCTCCTTCCTCGTCACCGGCGTGTTCACGTGGATCTACGGCATCGCCGCGAACAACTTCGCACACCGGGTGATGCACGCGGTCCGGACCGACTCCTTCGACCGAATGCAGCGGCTCGACATGACCTTCTTCGACGACAAGCAGACCGGCGAGGTGATGAGCGTCCTCAACAACGACGCCTCCAACCTCGAGGTGTTCTTGGACAACGCGCTCCAGAACTCGGCGCGGCTCGGCGTGATGGTCGCCGGCATCGCGGGCGTGCTCTTCTACTACAACTGGGAGCTCGCCTTGGTCACCCTCTCCGCCATCCCCCTGATGATCCTCTTCACGCTCTGGTTCATGCGGGCCGTCGAGCCGCGGTACGTCGCCCAGCGCTCCGTGGTCGGCGACCTCAACACCGCCCTGGAGAACGCGCTCTCGGGCGTCGAGCTGGTGAAGACCTCCAACACCGAGCCGTACGAGAGCGACCGCGTCGAGACCGCCTCATACCAGTACTTCGAGCGGACGATGTCGATCCTCCGGCTCAACTACGTCTACCGCCCCGGGATGGAGCTGTTCGCCGGCCTCGCGTTCGCCGCCACCTTCGCGGTCGGCGGCTACTGGCTCTCCGCCGGACCGCCGGGCCCGTTCACGACGACGCTCACGGTCGGGACGTTCGTCACGTTCGTCCTGCTCACCCAGCAGTTCGTCGCGCCGCTCGCGGAGGTGTCGAACATCATCGACCAGTACGAGAACGCGAAGGCGTCCTGCGAGCGCGTCTTCGGCCTCCGGGACATCCCGATCCGGATCACCGACGACGGCGACACGGTGGTGCTGGGGCGCGAGCGCGGAACCGCGGAAGGCGACGGAACCGCCGACCGAGAGGGCCCCGACCACGGCGGCGTCGCCGGCGCCGTCGAGTACGACGGCGTCTCCTTCGCGTACCCCGAGAACGCCCTCGTCGACCCGACCGACGCCGACGAGGAGGTGATCAGCGACGTCTCGTTCACGGCCGACCCGGGCGACACCGTCGCCCTCGTCGGACCGACCGGCGCCGGAAAGTCGACGCTTCTGAAGCTCCTCTTGCGCCTCTACGACGTCACCGACGGCGCGGTCCGGGTCGACGGTCACGACGTGCGCGACGTCACCGTCGAGAGCCTGCGCTCCGCGGTCGGCTACGTCGCGCAGGACACGACGCTGTTCGACGGCACCATCGCCGAGAACATCCGGTACGGCCGATTCACGGGCGTCGACGGCGACGTCGAGAGCGACGCGGTCCGCGAGCGGGTGATCGAGGCCGCCAAGGCCGCCGAGGCCCACGAGTTCATCGACTCGCTCCCGAACGGCTACGAGACGCGGATCGGCGAGCAGGGGGTGAAGCTCTCGGGCGGCCAGCGCCAGCGGGTCGCCATCGCGCGGGTCGTCCTGCAGGACCCCGCCATCCTCATCCTCGACGAGGCGACCTCCGCGGTCGATACCGAGACGGAGATGCTGATCCAGCGCTCGCTCGACGAGCTGGCGGCCGACCGCACCACGTTCGTCATCGCGCACCGCCTCTCGACGGTGACCGACGCCGACGCGACGCTCGTGTTAGAGGACGGCGAGGTCGTCGAGCGCGGGACCCACGACGAGCTGCTCGAAGCCGACGGGCTCTACGCGAAGCTCTGGGGCGTGCAGGCCGGCGAGATCGATGAGCTGCCACAGGAGTTCGTCGACCGCGCCCGCGAGCGCCACGTCGACCGCACGGTCGAGCGGGCGGTGGACGGCGAGGTCGAGAGCGAGTCGCTCGACGACTGA